ACCCTCAATATAACAAATACACCCTTAGGAGCATGTTGTCATGGCTTATTGGTGCGTACGGCATCGCAAAGCAAAATAAGTATAAATTGAAGAATTTTTCATAAATTAAGCTTATACTAAATTTATGATTATTGACACAAAAGCTTTGAAATAATTGATAAAAAGGAAATTGTAAGAAAGGAGCGGGAATTATGCAAGAGAATTTCGAAAAATGGAGGGTGGGTATTCCAGATACATTTTATCCGATAAGCGAATTGCAGAAGTATGTTGAATACGGCACAGTCAAATCTTACTTAAAAGATAGTTTAGTTGTTTTACCGGGTGAAGTAATCCATAAATTTATCTATGTGCTTACCGGTAAATTGCAAGTAAACTTTCTGTTCAGCGATGGACGAGAACGAATGGTTTATTTTGGCGGGGAACATTGTATGTTCAACTATTTATTTCAACATAACTCCGACAATCGTATGGCGGCTTATATTGTAGCCTTAGAAGACAGCCAACTATGTTTTTTTTCTTGGGAACAGCTTGAAAAGATTTTTCATATGGACGGAAATCTTCTCTTTGAAATAATGAAAAATGAGAATGCCAAAGGCAATTTCTTTATGAAACAGGCGGCAGAGATGGACTTTTTAAACCCGACAATACGGATTGTGAAATTGATTTATCAATTATGCGTTTCTCAGGGGAAGCCTGTTAATAATCATATCGAGGTCAACATTAATTTACCCTTGAGAGATATTTCTGAAATAACCGGAGCTCATTATGCAACCGTCTCCAAAGTATTCTGCACGCTGAATAAGCTTCATATTTTAGATAAGAAGAGAGACAGGATCGTTATTTTTGATATCAGAAAGCTGGAAGAATTAACACAAGAAACACAATTATTCAAACATGATGGCACTAATTAATTAGCATTTGTAAAATATTATCATTTATAGAATGATTATTTTCAATTTAAACTGAATCATTTAATTATCTTATTTTGTACAATGTACCTAGTCATCCGATTGACCAAACCGCTAAAAGAGGAGGCGAATTAGTTGTTTTACCGGGTGAAGTAATCCATAAATTTATCTATGTGCTTACCGGTAAATTGCAAGTAAACTTTCTATTCAGCGATGGACGAGAACGAATGGTTTGTTTTGGCGGCAAACATTGTATGTTCAACTATTTATTTCAATACAACTCCGACAATACGGATTGTGAAATTGATTTATTAATTATGCGTTTCTCAGGGAAAGCCTGTTAATCAAATCGAGGTCAACATTAATTTACCCCCTTGAGAGATATTTCTGAAATAACCGGAGCTCATTATGTAACCGTCTCCAAAGTATCCTGCACGCTGAATAAGCTTCATATTTTAGATAAGAAGAGAGACAAAAGGAACACAATTATTCAAAACCAGAAAAACAAAGTATTACTGGAGGTAGATTATTCATGATCATCATTGGAGAAAAAATCAACGGCGCCATCCCTTCCGTAGCGAGAGCAATCGCTGAAAAGGATGCAGGGTTCATTCGAAACCTTGCCAAAATCCAATCCGATGCCGGCGCGGATTTTATTGATGTCTGTGCATCCACGGACGTCGGAATTGAACTCGAAACCTTAAAATGGCTGATCGACCTGGTACAGGAAGTGAGCGACACCCCAATTTGTATCGACAGCCCGCATGCTCAGACCTGCGTGGATGCGATTCAATTCTGCAAACGTCCGGGACTCATTAACTCTGTATCCGGCGAAGGTGACAAGATTGATGTCGTATTCCCGGTTATTGCTGATACTAAATGGGAATGCGTTGCGCTTCTTTGTGATGACAGCGGAATTTCCAAGACTGCGGAGAAACGTCTCGAAGTATTTGCAAACATCATGAAAAGAGCTAAAGAATTCAATATTGCCCCGTCCCGTCTGCACATTGATCCGCTGGTCGAAATGCTCTGCACTTCGGAAGAAGGCATCAACATGATTGTTGACGTAATCAGAGAGATTAAAAGACAGTATCCGGCAATTCACATTACCGGCGGATTCAGCAATATTTCGTTTAACTTGCCTGCTAGGAAGCTTGTCAATCAGGCCTTCTGCGTTCTGGCAATGAACGCCGGCATGGACAGCGGGATCCTTGACCCGACGAATCAGGATTTGGTTGGTATGATCTTTGCGACGGAAGCTCTCTTAGGTCAGGATGAATATTGCATGGAATATATTAGCGCCTTCAGGGAAGGACGTTTTGGTCAGAAAAAATAGTTGTAAGCGCTGGCTCATCAAACAGGCATTCAATCAGAGAATTGTTATTCAATCTATTCAGAATAAAATTTTAAGGGGGATTATAAGAAATGGCTAAAATTGAAGAAGTCAAAGCAATGGTAGAGGCAGGAAAAGCAAAACTTGTTCCTGGATTGGTCCAGGAAGCGCTCGATGAAGGAAGCGCAGCAAAAGATATTCTGCAGGCAATGGTAGGTTCGATGGGCGTTGTTGGGGACAAGTTCTCCACAGGCGAAATCTTCGTTCCTGAAATGCTAATGGCCGCCAAAGCGATGGCCAAAGGTGTTGATGTCTTGAAACCGCTGATGGCTGGCGACACCTCAAACTCCTTAGGTACCTGCATTATCGGAACCGTAGCAGGCGACCTGCATGATATTGGTAAAAACCTTGTTTCTATGATGATCGAAAGTGCCGGGTTCACCGTGGTTGACCTCGGTGTAGACGTGCCGCATGAAAAATGGGTTGAAGCTATCAAAGAAAATCAGAATGTTACTTTAGTGGCTTGTTCAGGACTTTTGACGACAACGATGCCAGCATTAAAGGAAGCCGTGCAAACGGTCAAGGCCAGTGGTTTGACAGGCTTTAAAGTTCTCGTCGGTGGTGCTCCTGTTACCCAGCAATTCGCTGATGAAATCAATGCCGATGGTTTTGCTCCTGATGCCGGCAGTGCTGCAGTGAAAGCTGCTGAGTTGGTAAAATCTTTATAAGATGAAAAATCTTGCTAAAGGGAGGTAAATCAATATGACGCTGACTCAGAGAGAAAATTTTGAGATCATGCTTAACGGAGGAAAACCGGAATTCGCCCCTTTGCTGTATGAACTATATAAAGTGTGCATGTTAGCAACGAATAATACAGACCAACCATGGCAAGGCGGGAAGGATCCGTTTGGCGTAAATTGGATAGCCACGGCTGAGGGAGTCATACCGGAGTCAGGAAAAATATTATTCGATGATATCGCTGATTGGAAAAAATATGTAAAATTCCCTGATGTTGATTCTCTTGGAATTGAGCAGATGGCACAAATTGAATTGGCTGACTTTACTGACGGAAAAAGAAAGGAACAGCCGGTTGCAGTATTTAATGCATGTGGTCTCTTTGAACGGATGGCTGCATTTATGGGGTTTGAAAATACCTTATGTGCTTTGATTGAAGATCCGGATTCCTGTCATGAATTCTTTGCGGCAATGGCAGATTACAAAATCGCTTGTATAAACCGATATATCGACGCATATAAGCCGGATGTTATCATCTATTTTGATGACTTGGCAACTGCTCGTGGGATGTTTATGTCACCAAAAACCTATCGCGAAGTCATTAAGCCGTACCACAAAAGAATCGTTGAGGCTGTGACTTCCCGTGGCGTTATCTTTAATCAACATACATGTGGGAAATGTGAAGATATTATCGAAGACTATGTTGAAATGGGTATTAAAATATGGGATGCTGCTCAGGTTTGTAATGATTTGGAGGGAATCTTGACGAAGTATCATGGCCGCTTAATTGTAGAAGGCGGTTGGGATACATCCGGACCTGCCAGTTATATTGGCGCTCCCGTAGAGGTGATCATTGAAGAAACGAAAAGATGTGCAGAACAATATGGAAAAAAAGGTAATTTCATACTGTTCCCAGTACTCATGAACGAAAAAGGGCATGCCTTTATGACCGGTGACGAAAGAATTCCTGCGTTAATAATGACTTGGAATCAAGTCAATAAGTTATAATACACTTAATAGAATAAATATTTAAACCATCATTTAAGTGAAAGATTGCAAAATCCTCTGGATAATTTTATTCAAGGGGATTTTGCTTATATTCGAATAGCAAACAGATTTCTCTATATAAGTACTGGAGAGGGCTCAGAAGCACGATTATACTGAAAAGGAGAGGGTTGCCATCAAATTAATCATATTAAGCGGATTCTTGGGGTCAGGTAAAACCAGTGTGTTAATGCAGCTTGCAAGACATCTCGTTGAAACTTCTAATGGTAATGAGAACGACAAAAAGGTTGTAATCATAGAAAATGAAATCGGTACAGCCGGAATTGATAACCTTCTACTAGAGAATGAAGATTTTACCGTCAAGAACCTTTTTGCCGGCTGCGCCTGCTGCACATCTTCGGCTAAACTTACGGATACAGTTGATTATCTTAGTAAGGAGTACAGCCCGGAATGGATCATCATTGAGGCAACTGGGCTTGCTTTTCCGAGCAAAATAAAAAGCACGGTGGAGACCGAACTCGGGATGCAGGCCATGACGATTATTGTGGTAGATGCCAAACGGTGGTTCCGATTGGTTGGTGCGATGGAAAACTTCGTCTCAGAGCAGCTGGAGGATACAAAGTCAGTGTTAGTTAACAAGATTGATTTGGTGGATGAAACGACAGTGGAAAAAGTACAGGAGAGTATCCAGAAATATAACCGGGATGCGTACTGTTATCCTATATCCGCTACTAACGAGCTTTCAGCCGGATTTTGGAACGATTTATTTAAAAAGGCGGGGATATAAAATGGCACACGAACACCACGAACACCATGAACACGAAGGCCAAGCCTGTCAGTGCGGACACCACCATGACGAGCAGCATGAACAGCATGAACAGCATGAGAAAACGGTGCTCTGCAATCAGGAAGAAATCACAGTTACCCACCATGAAGGAGCCGTCATTTTATCTACTGAACGTGTCATTGCCAAAGAATATTCGTGGGTAAGAGATAGGCTCAACAAAGAGCTACAGTCCTTAGCCGGTTGGGTTGAAGATCAGGGAGGGCTTGTGGGGCATATCAAGGCTTTTCTTACTGAAACCGGCTATACCTGCATGCTATCCACGACAGGCGAAGATGTACAGATCAAGGAAACCTTGAAACCAAAAGTCACGGCCAAGATTACCCTGATAGTTTTTATTAACAATGAAAATGAATTATATTCTAAATTAGCAGAAACGTTAAAGAAATTAGTCAATTAACTTTCCAGAAATTATGACGAGCGTAAAGATGATTTTCCTCCGGTAAACATTATAACTGTTTAAATTCTATCCCATGACTCAAAAAACTTAATCATGATATACTTTTTGGATAATCAGGTTCTAATATTAGGGTAAGCATTTGCACTGTGTTGCTCATAATATGAGGAAGATGGCAGTACTAACTGATAAAAGATGAGCTGAAAAAATTGGGCTAGATAGGTTAAGGGGACGTCGCGAAATAAAGTTTCGTTACGTCCCCTTCGTGGCCGTGTTTAACCACACCCTCAATATAACAAATACACCCTTTTGTATAATAGCCGGGACACTTAGGGTGTATTGGTGCGTACGGCATCGCAAAGCAAAATAAGTATGAATTGAAGAATTTTTCATTAATTAAGCCTATACTAAATTTATGATTATTGACAAAAGGAAATTGCAAGAAAGGAGTGGGAATTGGAATTATGCAGGAGAATTTTGAAAAATGGAGGGTGGGTATTCCAGATACATTTTATCCAATAAACGAATTGCAGAAGTATGTTGAATACGGCACAGTCAAATCTTACTTAAAAGATAGTTTAGTTGTTTCACCGGGTGAAGTAATCCATAAATTTATCTATGTGCTTACCGGTAAATTGCAAGTAAACTTTCTGTTCAGCGATGGACGAGAACGAATGGTTTATTTTGGCGGCAAACATTGTATGTTCAACTATTTATTTCAATATAACTCCGACAATCATATGGCGGCTTATATTGTAGCCTTAGAAGACAGCCAACTATGTTTTTTTTCTTGGGAACAGCTTGAAAAGATTTTTCATATGGACGAAAATCTTTTCTTTGAAATAATGAGAAATGAGAGCGCCAAATGCAATTTCTTTATGAAACAGGCAGCCGAGATGGACTTTTTAAATCCGACAATAAGGATTGTGAAATTGATTTATCAATTATGCGTTTCTCAGGGGAAGCCTGTTAATAATCATATCGAGATCAACATTAATTTACCCTTGAGAGATATTTCTGAAATAACCGGAGCTCATTATGTAACCGTCTCCAAAGTATTCTGCACGCTGAACACGCTTCATATTTTAGATAAGAAGAGAGACAAGATCGTTATTTTTGATATCAGAAAGCTGGAAGAATTGACACAAGAAACACAATTATTCAAACATGAGGGCACTAATTAGCATTTGTAAAATATTATCATTTATAAAATGATTATTTTCAATTTAGACTGAATCATTTAATTATCTTATTTTGTACAATGTACCTAGTCATCCGCTTGACCAAATCGCTAAAAGAGGAGGTGAAAATGATGGGTACATTGTTGATTTTTGTTGCTGGCGTGTTATTTTTAGCCGTCGATTCTTTTTATTAAACCTCGCGCCAAAATGGAGCAAATGTGGAGAACAGTAATTAACTGGGTCTTATTCGTGATTTGGTATGCTGTTACCTGGACGGGAATTTCCTTTATCTACATCAACGCATCCGTAGGGCATGTTAAAGCAACGAGTACTGCAATATTCTTATTTGGAGGATTAGCTATCATCCTTGCAGTTGTACTGGCACGTTTGTTAGGCTTCATCACGATTGGAAAAACGAAAAAGACAAATACTGAACAAGCTTGAAAAGAGGTCAAAAAGAATGAGTAGTGAGCAAAAAAAACAACCTCAAATCAACCGAAGGAATTTTCTGAAAGCCGGCGCTGCGGCCACATTTCTTGGTGTTGCCGGAGTATTAAAAACACCTGGTAAGTTTGCAAGTGCAGCAAGCAGTGTGCAATATGCTGCTGCGCCAAAAGGACAATGGTCCAAAATTCATCCTGTGCACGATATGGGCAGTGCTGCAGTACGCTATGTGGAACATAATGATCAATGGTTGGGAACCACTAAGATCGTTGGAAAGATCAAGAATATCAGCGAAGCTGACGGTGGTGGTGGACTGCTATTAAGAGGTAAACTTGGCGATAAGGCATTTCGAGGATTCATGACCCAAACTCTGAGATCCCCTATAAACACAGCAATTGCTCAAGCCGCTGGTCCTATTGCTTCGCCGGCAGTTATGGAAGGAAAGCCTGCCCCTCAAAAAATGCCGATACCTGATCCCGAGCAAATGTCAATGCATATTAAAGATCTGGCTTACTTTCTGCGTGCAGATGATGTAGCAATTGGTAAAATGCCGGAATATGCCTACTTTTCCTATCATACATTAAACGCGTTTGATTTGGCGAAAAAACCTGTAGAGGAATGCGTCGTACCTGTAACTGAACGGATGCCATATGTCATCACCGTTTTGAGAGACCAACATTTAGAAACGATGCTGGGATCCACTGGCTATGACGGGATCAGTGATGCGCAGTCCTTTAATGCTTATCACCTTACAGCTAATATATCTGTCATCATAGCAAATTACATTCGCAAACTTGGTTATAATGCAAGGGCCTCTCATGCTTTCAATAACATTTTGGCAGTTACCCCTTGTCTTATCGCAGCCGGGTTGGGAGAGCTATCCCGCACAGGTAACACCAGTGCCCATCCCCGGCTCGGATTCCGCACTAAAGCTGCTGTCGTTACTACGGATCTGCCGCTTGCTCCGGATAAGCCAATCGATTTTGGCTTGCAGGATTTCTGCAGAGTGTGTAAGAAATGTGCAACGGAATGTCCGGCTCAAGCCATTTCCTATGATGCCGATCCTGTGGAATATAACGGATACTTGCGCTGGAACGTCAATTCTAATACGTGCCAAATATTCCGGGTAACAAACGAAGAAGGTATTTCCTGCGGACGGTGCATGAAAGTCTGCCCATGGAATTCCAAAGAGGATTCATGGTTCCATCAGGCGGGAACCTGGATCGGAAGCCAGAATTCGGCAGGAGCCAGTCTCCTTAAATCGATTGATGATATGTTCGGATATGGCACCGAGCAGATCTTGGATTATAAGTGGTGGCTTGAATGGCCGGAAAACCACAAAATTCCGGAAACATTAACTACAACAAGGACTTCATTGACAGGTGTAAAATAAGCATATCCAACGCTTAATATGGAGCGGTTTCCTTCATCTGAGTACTCCACGTGTGTCTGGACAAAGAAGAGATGAAGCGCGGAAAGGTTAGCCACCAAGCAAAGGGGACTAACCTTTCTTCTACATACTCACTGTTATTATTTTATTATCTATATCAATCCAGCAATTGTCCCATATGCAGTTTACCTAAAATATTATCATTTTCAATTTAGATTGAATAAAATATTTCCATTTTCAATTTAGATTGAATCATTTAATTACCTTATTTTGTACAATGTACCTAGTCATCCGGATTGACCAAATCGCTGAGAGAGGAGGTGAAAATGATGGGTACATTGTTGATTTTTGTTGCTGGCGTGTTATTTTTAGCCGCAATTCTTTTTATTAAAGCTCGCGCCAAAATGGAGCAAATGTGGAGAACAGTAATTAATTGGGTCTTATTCGTGATTTGGTATGCTGTTACCTGGACGGGAATTTCCTTTATCTACATCAACGCATCCGTAGGGCATGTTAAAGCAACGAGTACTGCAATATTCCTATTTGGAGGATTAGCTATCGTCCTTGCAGTTGTACTGGCACGTTTGTTAGGCTTCATCACGATTGGAAAAACGAAAAAGGCAAATACTGAACAAGCTTGAAAAGAGGTGAACAAGAATGAGTAGTGAGCAAAAAAACAACTTCAAATCAACCGAAGGAATTTTCTGAAAGCCGGCGCTGCAGCAACATTCCTTGGTGCTGCCGGAATATTAAAAACACCTGGTAAGTTTGCAAGTGCAGCAAACAACTTCACTGTGCAGTACGCTGCTGCGCCAAAAGGACAATGGTCCAAAATTCATCCTGTGCAC
This genomic stretch from Dehalobacter restrictus DSM 9455 harbors:
- a CDS encoding Crp/Fnr family transcriptional regulator: MGIPDTFYPISELQKYVEYGTVKSYLKDSLVVLPGEVIHKFIYVLTGKLQVNFLFSDGRERMVYFGGEHCMFNYLFQHNSDNRMAAYIVALEDSQLCFFSWEQLEKIFHMDGNLLFEIMKNENAKGNFFMKQAAEMDFLNPTIRIVKLIYQLCVSQGKPVNNHIEVNINLPLRDISEITGAHYATVSKVFCTLNKLHILDKKRDRIVIFDIRKLEELTQETQLFKHDGTN
- a CDS encoding methyltetrahydrofolate cobalamin methyltransferase: MIIIGEKINGAIPSVARAIAEKDAGFIRNLAKIQSDAGADFIDVCASTDVGIELETLKWLIDLVQEVSDTPICIDSPHAQTCVDAIQFCKRPGLINSVSGEGDKIDVVFPVIADTKWECVALLCDDSGISKTAEKRLEVFANIMKRAKEFNIAPSRLHIDPLVEMLCTSEEGINMIVDVIREIKRQYPAIHITGGFSNISFNLPARKLVNQAFCVLAMNAGMDSGILDPTNQDLVGMIFATEALLGQDEYCMEYISAFREGRFGQKK
- a CDS encoding corrinoid protein codes for the protein MAKIEEVKAMVEAGKAKLVPGLVQEALDEGSAAKDILQAMVGSMGVVGDKFSTGEIFVPEMLMAAKAMAKGVDVLKPLMAGDTSNSLGTCIIGTVAGDLHDIGKNLVSMMIESAGFTVVDLGVDVPHEKWVEAIKENQNVTLVACSGLLTTTMPALKEAVQTVKASGLTGFKVLVGGAPVTQQFADEINADGFAPDAGSAAVKAAELVKSL
- a CDS encoding uroporphyrinogen decarboxylase family protein gives rise to the protein MLNGGKPEFAPLLYELYKVCMLATNNTDQPWQGGKDPFGVNWIATAEGVIPESGKILFDDIADWKKYVKFPDVDSLGIEQMAQIELADFTDGKRKEQPVAVFNACGLFERMAAFMGFENTLCALIEDPDSCHEFFAAMADYKIACINRYIDAYKPDVIIYFDDLATARGMFMSPKTYREVIKPYHKRIVEAVTSRGVIFNQHTCGKCEDIIEDYVEMGIKIWDAAQVCNDLEGILTKYHGRLIVEGGWDTSGPASYIGAPVEVIIEETKRCAEQYGKKGNFILFPVLMNEKGHAFMTGDERIPALIMTWNQVNKL
- a CDS encoding GTP-binding protein — protein: MQLARHLVETSNGNENDKKVVIIENEIGTAGIDNLLLENEDFTVKNLFAGCACCTSSAKLTDTVDYLSKEYSPEWIIIEATGLAFPSKIKSTVETELGMQAMTIIVVDAKRWFRLVGAMENFVSEQLEDTKSVLVNKIDLVDETTVEKVQESIQKYNRDAYCYPISATNELSAGFWNDLFKKAGI
- a CDS encoding Crp/Fnr family transcriptional regulator, producing the protein MGIGIMQENFEKWRVGIPDTFYPINELQKYVEYGTVKSYLKDSLVVSPGEVIHKFIYVLTGKLQVNFLFSDGRERMVYFGGKHCMFNYLFQYNSDNHMAAYIVALEDSQLCFFSWEQLEKIFHMDENLFFEIMRNESAKCNFFMKQAAEMDFLNPTIRIVKLIYQLCVSQGKPVNNHIEININLPLRDISEITGAHYVTVSKVFCTLNTLHILDKKRDKIVIFDIRKLEELTQETQLFKHEGTN
- a CDS encoding reductive dehalogenase; this encodes MSSEQKKQPQINRRNFLKAGAAATFLGVAGVLKTPGKFASAASSVQYAAAPKGQWSKIHPVHDMGSAAVRYVEHNDQWLGTTKIVGKIKNISEADGGGGLLLRGKLGDKAFRGFMTQTLRSPINTAIAQAAGPIASPAVMEGKPAPQKMPIPDPEQMSMHIKDLAYFLRADDVAIGKMPEYAYFSYHTLNAFDLAKKPVEECVVPVTERMPYVITVLRDQHLETMLGSTGYDGISDAQSFNAYHLTANISVIIANYIRKLGYNARASHAFNNILAVTPCLIAAGLGELSRTGNTSAHPRLGFRTKAAVVTTDLPLAPDKPIDFGLQDFCRVCKKCATECPAQAISYDADPVEYNGYLRWNVNSNTCQIFRVTNEEGISCGRCMKVCPWNSKEDSWFHQAGTWIGSQNSAGASLLKSIDDMFGYGTEQILDYKWWLEWPENHKIPETLTTTRTSLTGVK